DNA sequence from the Gammaproteobacteria bacterium genome:
ACGCCTGATGTCGTGATGAACTCGGTCACCGACGCGGACGTTCGTTACATCGGCGCCGGCAAGATCATGTTCGTGAAGGAAGGTTGCTGGTGGTGCCATACCCTGCTGCCGGAAGAGACCCAGGACTGGCAGGTCTTCGGCGCACCGCCGCGTCTTGGCGACTTCAACAGCGAATCGCCAACCGCGCTGGGATCCGACCGCAAGGCGCCTGACCTGCTGCACGTGGGTTCGCGCAACTCTTCACGTGAGTGGATGATCATGCACTTCTTCAACCCGCGTCTGGTGCAGCCGCATTCGATCATGCCCCGCTTCGATTATCTGTGGGGCGAGGTGGATGCGCAGGGCAATGCGATCGACTATGACAAGTGGCGTGCGGAATACAATGAGTATGCCGCCGGCACGCGAGTCTACGCGCCGGATGTTCCGGAACCCGCGGCGAACAGCGAGGCGCGCAAGCTCATCGACTTCGTGTTGAACCTGAAATAAGAAGAGTGGGGGAGAATATAACATGGCTTGGAAATTTGAAAATCCGCTCTATTCTCTGACAGATGAGGCGCAGAACGATCAGGCGCGCAAACTGTGGGAAGGCGAAAGCCTGGGGGGCATCACCGAGGACAATAATCGCCTTCCCCGCCCTGTGGTCTGGTTGCTCGGGTTGACCATCATTACCGCGTTCCTGGTGACGGCCCCTCTGTGGGGGCAGCGGCCGACGGCGGCGATCTACGCAGAGTATATCGCCCTGATGGACACCCCGGCGGTACTGGATCTGGTGGAGACCAAGGGTGACGACGCAGCGATGCAATATATCGTCAAGTCTGTCAAATCCACCGGCTCCCAGTGGGAGGCATTGCAGGATAGGCATCCGCTCACCATGAATGATCTCCGTCTGATCAAGGACCAGGTCATCGAACTCCAGAACGCGGGTGTCGATCTGTCGGAGTACTCAATACTCGGTGACAAAGTCCTGCTGGCCAATTTTGAGGGCAATTGCAAAGGTCCGATGAATGCCGCCGGTAATTGTGTTGAAGGTGTAGAGCGTGAGAGGAAACAGCCACACTGGGATCGCGGTTATACCATCGACGTCTTCTACGTGATCTACTTCTGCATTGCGGTCATAATCGCGGTAAAGCGGTTACCCAACCACAAGTGGCAGCCGGATCACAACAAGCATCATTAATTCGCAGGGGGATTTACCATGATCGATATCGATAACCCGCCGCTTGCGCTGTTGATTCCCATCATCATCGTGTTCGTGGCGCCGTTCATCTACAGTTTCTTCGTAGACAAGCACGAGAAGGGCAAGCCGCCGATTCGTGATTGAAGTCCGGCTGCGGTCGATCCGCCACCTCGGCTGGCGGATCGACCGCAGCGAAACATCACTGCACCTGACAATGCCGCTCGCGAGAGCGGCATTGGCTTTTCAGCCAGGGCATGTTTTCCATGCATTTCTCCCCCGGGCCATCGGATATTTCCATGGATATATTTGAGTTTACCGACTCATCCGGCCTTTCCGGACACCTGCGCGACGCGGGCGTGAAACCCTGGTCAGCCGTCGTGCAGGCTGAGGACCCGGACGATTCCAGCTATTTCACCATCGAAGGGATGCGCGGTGAGGAGTACAGCGTAGGCATCTTCATCTTCATGCTGATCGGGGTGCTGGTGTTTGCCGGCGTCATACTCCGGTTTGTCTGGATGGCGAAGAAGGAATCCGGACTGAAAACCGGGGAGAAAATCATGTTTCTGTGGATAATTCTCGGGACAATTGTTGCCGTGATATTCGGTGGATTACAATTGCTCCATGGTCGGCTGTTCTAGGAGGAACTGGATATGAACTTCTTTCAATCACTGCCGGACGGCTGGACCATATATGTCTGGATGGTCGCAGGCGGCCTGATCATCATCGCGGCGATCTTCGGCATCCGCTGGGCCCATCACAACGAGCAGTTCGACGAGGATATCAAGTACCTGGTATTCGACGAGAATGACAAGGAAAAGATGTCGCCGGAAGAATTTGCAAAGAGCCAGGAGGTCAACAAGCGGCAGGTGGAGCGTCGCAATGAGGTCCTGAAGGAAAAGGCCGAACAGCACGCGTCCAGGCATGAAAAGAGGTGAGAAGACCATACTCATCATCACCGTGGCGGTCGTGGTCGGGTTGATGGCGTGGAATTACCACCGGCAGAGCGAACGCACCGCGAACGACAACAGCATCCCGTTTTACAGCACTGCTTCCGCCGAGCTGGGCCGGCAGGCGGGTGAGCTCATCCGGCGACACGAATGCCGCAGTTGCCACACGCTGTGGACCCTGCGCGACATGCTGCGCGCGGTTCCCGCGCCCGCCCTAGACGGCATAGGCTCGCTGCGAGACCAGGACTGGCTCTATGCCTATCTTTCGGCGGACGACCCGCAGCGCATCCTCCCGACGCGCCTGAAGAAGGAGTATCAGATGCCTTCCTACGCCGGCCTGCCCGAGCACGAGCGCCGGATCCTGGCGGAGTATCTGGCGAGCCTGAAGGTGGAGGACTGGTACCTGGAGGAAGCCCGCATGGCCGAATGCAGCAAGCTGACGGGAGAGAACTGCCAGTGAACGTCAAGACCAGGCGTTACATCACGGGTTGTGTCGCGCTGCTCGCAGGCTGTCTGGTCAATTACGCAGGCGATCGCCTGCTGGGCGTCGATCCGGAGCTGTGGTGGGGGCTCGGCACGTTCAATCTGGCCTGGATGCTGGACATCTTCGTGGTTCCGCTGCTGGCCGGCATTGTGGTGGCGGTCATCTTCGGACTGGGAGGAAAGTGGCTGTGCTATTTCCCCCCCCTCATCGTGCGCACCATCAACTATTTCAGCCTGTATTCCGCCGAGTCGCTGCCGGACGGCGCGCTGATGCTGACCTTCCCGCTCTGGATCCTGATCGTCATCCTGGTGGTCGAGTCCGCGGCCTTCGGCGGGGTGATCGGCGAAATCATGATCAAGCGCACCTATGGCCGCATCCCGCGGCATCTGCTCTACCGCGACAAGGATCAGGCTGACTCCACCGAGACGAAGGGCTGATGGCCGTCCCCTATCAGCAGAGGGAATCCCTCCCGGCGGAAGAGCGCGCGCGGCGCCGGCGCTTTCTTGCCGCCACACTGGTGACCTGTGTGGTGCTCGCCATGCTGGGGGGGATCGTTCACGTGCTCATGCTGGGCGCCGACCGCCTGTCCTATATGAAGGGCAAGGCGTCCTACGATCTGGCCGAGGTGAAGCAGCGCATCCGCGCCGCCGGCGAAGACATCACACTGAACCGGAGTAATGAGCACCGTCTCGTTGCGCTGAGCAGCTATACGGTGGCGGAGGTCGAGACCCTGCTCACCCCCGGGCAGTGGCAGGAACTTGCGACGATGGTGACGGTTCCCGCCGGGGACTTCCTCATGGGCACCGACCGCGAACGCAGCGATGCCCAGGATCAACCCCAGCACCGGGTTCGCCTCGCGGAATACCGCATCGACAAATACCCGGTCACCAACGCCCAGTACGCGCGCTTCGTCGCCGAAACCGGACATCGTCCCCCGCTGCACTGGGAGGAGGGGCGGATCCCGCCCGGACTGGAGCTGCATCCGGTTACGATGGTGTCCTGGTTTGACGCGAGCGCGTATGCGCGCTGGGCCGGCAAGCGCCTGCCCAGCGAGGCGGAATGGGAAAAGGCCGCACGCGGCCCGGACGGCCGGCGCTGGCCATGGGGGGACCTGATGGATGCCAGCCGCCTCAATACCTATTATCAGGTGGCATCGACCACCGAGGTGCTGCAGTATCCGGCCGGTGCCAGCTACTACGGGGCCATGGACATGGCGGGTAACGTGAGCGAGTGGATCGCCGACGATTTCCATCCGTATGCCGGATCGACCGCGCCGGCGGAACTGTTCCAGGGCAAGGTCGGGGTGGCGAATTCCCCTGCGGACCGCGCCATGAAGGTGGTGGACCTGGTGCCGGTACAGGGATTTTACAAGGTGTTGCGCGGCGGGTCATGGAAGAGCGACCCGTTTTCGACCAGCACGTATCATCGCAATTTTTCCTGGCCACACTATGCTTCTGACTTTTTCGGCTTCCGCTGCGCGGCGGATGCAGCATCGGGGGTTGAAGTTAAATGAACAAATGGACTGGATGGATCATCGCGGTCGCGGGCGCGTTGACGCTGCCGGAACTGGCATGGGCGGTGGACAGCTACCGGTATTTTCACGTCACGCCGGAAACGCCCTGGTACATCTTTCTCTTCCTGTTGCCGATCGTCGTCTCGCCGTTCATCCTGATGGCGATCCTCTACTGGTATTTTGCCTGGCACAAACCCGGCGGTCAGGACAAGGAAAAGGATTAGGTCGCACGGCCGCATGAACATGTTCGCTGGAAGGTCGGGCGCGCTGTGCTGGCTCCTGTTGTTGCCGCTCCTGCTGCTGCTGGCGGGGGCCGTCCATGCCCAGGATGCGGGGGAAGCGCCTGCTGCGGAGCCCGTGCCGGAAACCCAGGTGATGCATGCCTTCACCCAGCAGGCCCTGGAAGGCGGTGACGTCTTCGCGGTGCCGGATCGGACGAAGCACCTGATCATGTTCATCATGGGCGCCTCCCTGCTGGTATTCCTCATCGTGACCGTGGTGCTGGGTGTGGCGATGGCCCTGTACGGGAAGCGTGTCTTCATCCCGCACATGATATTCGCCGGCTTCAGCCTGACCCTGGCCATCGTCCACTCTGTCGTCGCGGTGGTGTGGTTCTTCCCGTTTTCCTCACCCTAGCCTGCAGCAGGCCCGCATGAGCGTCGACCGGCTGCCAGCGCGATTGCCGTTCAGTGTCGGCCGGGTGCGAGACGCGGGCGGCGGCCGATCATGACGGGCGCAACCGCCGTCCACCCCGCGCCGGCACGGACCCTGCCGCTCGCACTACTGTATGCCGGTTCGGGCGCGACCAGCCTGGCCTTCGAGGTGCTGTGGGCCCGCATGCTGTCCATGCAGTTCGGGATCAGCATCTTCGGGGTGGTCGTGACGGTGGCGGCGTTCATGGGCGGGCTGGGTTTGGGCAGCCTGCTCGGCATGCGTTGGCGCCGCCGCTGGCCGCGGCCACTGCATGTCTTTGCGCTCCTCGAGGGCGGCATCGCAGCGTATGCGCTGCTCCTGCCCTCCCTGCTGGCGCTCACGGAACGCGGCCTGGACACCATCGCACCCGGTGTGGGTCTGGCGGGCTGGTATCTGCTCCAGGGCAGCGGGCTGCTGCTGCTGATCCTGGCGCCCGCCACGGCGATGGGATTCGGGTTCCCGCTGGTCCTGCGCGCCATCGACGCGGGGCCGCGTACCCTGGGGCGGATCTACGGCGCCAACGCCTGCGGCGCGGCCGTCGGTGCCCTGCTGCCGCTCTGGCTGCTGCCTGAGTACGGCTGGGGATCTGCGGTGCAGACCGTTGCTGTTTTCGGATTGCTCGTCGCCCTGGGCGCACTCTGGCTCGGCGGGCGGGTCGGCACCGCGGACGGCGCGTACCTGCCTGCGGCCGTCACGCCGGGCGGCATACCGCGTGCGACACTGCTGGTGTACGGCGCGCTCGGCGCCGCCGCCATCATGCTGGAGGTCGGCTGGAGCCGTCTGTTCGGCATGGTGCTGATGCGGACCGAATACGTGCTGGGGGTGATCCTGGCGGTGTATTTGGCGGGGATCGGCGGCGGCAGCCTCTTCGCACATCGCCTGAGCGATCGCCGCTGGTTCGCACTGCTGCCGCTGATCGCCGGCGCCGCCGCTCTGGCCAGCCTCGCGGTGGTTCCGCTGGTGTCGACCTGGGTGGAAACACAGACATTCGCCACACTGGGCAGCGCCTTGATCAGCGAGGCGGCGCTCCTGGCCGCGCTCACCCTGCCGGTGACGCTCGCCCTCGGCGCATGGCTGCCGCTGCTGGCCACGCGCTACGGTACCCGCCCCCAGCAGGGCGCGGTGCTGTATGGTGCGAATTCGGTCGGTGCTGCGCTGGGCGCGTTGCTCGCGGGGTTTGTTCTGATTCCGGCCCTTGGCACCGCCCTGACAGTGGCGGTCGCCGGACTGCTGCTGTTTGTATGCGGCATGTATTGGTCGTTTCACCGGCGCGCCTGGCTCGCGCTGCTGCCGCTGCTGGCCGCGGCCTGGCCGCTGGCAGGTTTCCCGCCGGTCAGCGCCATGCTCCCCGCAACCTATGCGGGCAGCCGCGACCTCTATCGATATGAAGACGCCGTGAGCATCACCCATGTGGTGGAACAGGCCGATGGCCAGCGCGTGCTTCTGACCGACCTGCAGCGCATGGACGCCTCGAGCGAGCCGGCGGCGGTGGAACTGCAGAAGAACCAGACGCGCCTCGCTCTGCTGCTGCACCCGGCGCCCCGGTCGGTGCTGTTTCTCGGGCTGGGTACCGGCATATCGGCGGCAGGCTCGCTGGCCTACCCCGGCATCGAGCGTACAGCGGTGGAGCTGTCGCAGGGTTCCATCGTCGCCGCACAACACTGGTTCGCCCCGGTCAACCACGGGATCAGCGAAGAAATGTCCGTAGTGCGCGACGACGTGCGACGGTTCCTGCGCGTCTCCGGGCAGCACTACGACGTGATCATCGGTGACGTCTTTCATCCGGATCTGGCCGGCCGCAGCGCGCTGCTGTCGGTGCAGCAGTTCGAGCTCGCGCGCGCGCGCCTCAATCCGGGCGGCGTGTTTGTCCAGTGGCTGGCGCTGAATCAGTTCGACCTGGAAACCTTGCGCATAGTATTGCGAACCTTCCGCCATGTGTTCCCCGGAGGCGTCCTGTTCATGGACGGTTTCCGTATCGCCCTGGTCGGTTTCGAGGGTGAATCCGCTCCCTCCATGCGCCGGCCCGCGGGAGATCCGGGTACGGATCCCACCAATGATGCGACCGGAGGAGAGGGATTCTGGACCTGGCAGGGGCGTTACTGGGGGAAGATCCCCGCCTCCGAAGGGCCGCTGCAGGACGAATGGCGCCCGGTGATCGAATATCGACTCCCGCATGCGCGCTATCGCGTCGAGCCGGATCTGGTCGGCCTCCTGGAATGGCTGCTGCTGCGGCGTCCGGCAGTCGAGCAGGCGGCCGTGGAACTGAGTATCCCGGCGGAGGATTTCCCCGCCATGGAGCGTGCGTACATCGCGACGGATCTCGGCCTGCGCAGCTGGCTGGCTGCGCTGCGCGGCGCGGATGCCGAATCAATCCGGCTGATCCGCTATGCCTATCAGGCCAATGCACGCGATCGCTGGGTGTCCTATTCCCTGGCGGATGACATGTACGAATCGCTCTCGCAGTCGTCCCTGGCGGGTGACGAGCGGCGGCGGGCCCTGCTCACGATCCTGGGCGGCCGCCCTGACCACAGCGAGGTGCTGCGCGGGCGCTGGCGCCTGGAACGGGACGCGGGCGACCCCCTCGCCGCCGGGTCCTATCTTGCGAGACTGCGCACAGTGAGCCCGCTCGACCGCGATGTCGTGACGCAGGCGGGCGAGTAGGCCGGCAGAGTGTGCCCGCCGTACGCATCTGGGTGAAAATCGGCACCCGGCATGTTAGTCTAATGCCATGAATTATCAAAGGACATTGGCCGGAATCCCGATCGTATCGGCGGACGCGAAAGCGGGCCGCCGCCTGCACCTCGTGCGCCGTACAGTGCAGATTGTCACCCTCATCGTCGCTGTCCTGGTTCCGGTGTCCGGTCTGTTCCGCATCGATCCCGTCGAAGGCGCCTTTGTGGTGCTCGACAGGCAGATCTGGTTCGCCGACTTCTTCCTGGTCGTAGGCCTGTGGCTCGCGATATCGAGCCTCCTGGTGATGACATACTCCCTGGTCGGCACCGCCTTCTGCGGCTGGTCCTGTCCGCAAAATACGCTGGCGGAGTGGGCCAACACCATGACGTACAGACTGCTGGGTAAACGCGCCGAGGTGAGCCTGGACGGGAAACCGATGAGGGTGTCGAGCGGCAAGGACAAATGGCTCAATTGGACGATACTGGGAACGATCTTCCTGGCGGTTGCGGGTGTGGCGGCGCTGGTGCCCATGTTCTATTTCTATTCTCCCGAGATGATCTGGATGTTCGTGACTTTCCAGAGCGACCCGCGCCTGGCCGGTTCCCTGTACTGGATTTACACCATGTTCGTCCTGATTCTGTTCCTTGACATCGCCTTCATCCGCCACTTCTGGTGCCGCTTCATGTGCGTCTATCGCGTCTGGCAGCATACCTTCAAGACCCGTGAGACGCTGCACGTGGCGCATGACAAATCCCGCCCCGAGGAGTGTTCGCACTGCAATTTCTGCGAAACGTCCTGTTTTATCGGCATCGACCCGCGCCGGACCGAGGTCTACGATGCCTGCATCAATTGCGGCGAGTGCATCACTGCCTGCAGCAGCATCCGCGGTTCGCGCAAGTCCGGCAACAGTCTGCTGCGCTTCGCCATCGGGGAGGCGGGCAGTCCCGCTGCAGCGGATTTCAAGCGTACCAACGTCGGGTCCATCCTGCTGCGCGTGCCGTGGTCCCTGATGCTGACGGTGTTCGGCCTGGGCCTGTTCAGCTGGGGCATATCGTCATACCAGCCATATCATTTTTCGGTCTACCGGGCGGAGACCCTGCAGGGCGGGCAGATCAGCGACTATCGCATCAGCCTGGCGAACAAGCTGTACCGGCCCGCGGTGCTGAGCATACAGGTGGAGGGGCTGGCACCTGATGAGTACACCCTGGGCACATCGCAGGTCTCGTTCGTCGGCGCCGGCCGCCAGGACGTGAACCTCCATATCGATGGCGGGCTGTCACCCGGCCTGTATCCCGTCCTCGTGCATGTGGACGGGGAGGATGGACGGCGGGAAAGCTTCCGCGTCCAGCATTTTGTTGCGACTTCGGACATCGGCCATGGCTAGCAAAGATACGCAATCCAGCGACAAATCCGAACTCGGTACCGTGAGCAGCGAGTGGGGCAGGCAGCCGCAGGATCACTTCGGCTATGCCACGGAGGAGGAACGCCTGGCCAAGCGCGGACTGGAGGACTGGGAGCTGGTCGACAAGATTCCCGAGTCCCAGAAGAATGTCCCGGTATGGTTCGTCGCCGTCATCTTGGTGGTCTTGCTGGTCGCGGTCGGCCTCAGCTTTCCCTTCTGGGGTGACCGCCCCGGTTACGAACGCAGCTGGTTCAACTGGGGATTTGTCATCGCCCTGGCATACATAGCCGGAGCAAGCGCCTTCGTATATTTCATGGTGAGTTTGTACGGCACGAATCTGGGCGGGCGCCTCGACAGCGACAAGAGCACCGAGCAGAAATCCATGCAGTCAGATGACCACAATCAAGACAAGGATGCGGGTCATTAGCCTGGGCGTGGTTGCAGCGGCGCTGTTGGGCGCGTGCTCGCGAGGATCCCCTTCTTCGCCTGAACAGGCATCAGTTGGAGTTCCGCAGCCTGTGCGGGAGGCTTCTGCCGTCGTCGCCGACTATTGCGGCGGTTGTCACGCGCCACCGCGTCCGCAAGCACACCAGCCGTCGAATTGGCCAGCCATCGTCGCCCGGATGCAGGAGCACCGCATCCGGGCCGGAATGCCGCCCATACCGGCGGCGGAACTGGATGTGATCATTGGTTTCCTGCAACAGCCTGGAGGGAACGCCTGATGCCGCACCGCTACGGGTTGCTCGCGCTCATGTTCGCACTCATCGCCGCGTGCGGCCGCGGGCCTGATACAGCTGGACCTCCGCCGCAGCAGTGGGGCAATGTTGGCATTATGATTGAAACCCGGCCGCTTCCGCCCAGAGCAGGTATGAACGAATTTCTCGTCATCGGGACCGAGGCGCGGGGGAAACCGGCCTGGAATATGATGGTCATGCTGCGAACCAACACGAACGACGGCTGGCGCCAGGCAATACAGGACGGTGAAAGCGGCGTATATCGCAAGGCCCTGGCGCTGGAATCCGGGCCGCAGAGTTTATATGTCAAGCTGCAGCGCCGCGGGGAAGAAGCCGTGCTGGAATTTCCACTGCAGGTCGAATAATCCGCCCCTCATCCGCGGTCAGGCCTGGCGCTGCGCCTTTTCCCGAGCAGATCGCTTTTAAGCCAGTGGCGCAGCAGCAGGATCTGGTCCCCGCCCCGCTGGGTGGCGCAACGGGGGCAGGTCAAGTAACACAAATAGAGCTCCTTCGGCATGCATCCCGCGTCGAGCAGTTGCGCCTGCATGTCGCGAACCGATTGCCGTATGGTGCTGACATTCCCGCAATGCAGATATGCCCGCACCTGGAACGGACGGGGTAGGTATCCGACGTGGCGAGACAGCGACGGAACGTCCTCCAGCAGCCGTGTGATGCTGCCGCGCAGCAGCCCGGTTCGTGTCAGCACCAGGCCCGGCCAGAGTTCACGCAGGTGCAGTTGTTCGATCGAGCGCTGCTGCCGCTGCAGGTAGATCTCGTAGGCCAGCGGCATGTGTACGAGCGTGGGGATCGGCAGGGTATGTGTACGATACCCGCCGAGGTCGACGTCCTGCTCATGCCAGGGAGGATAGGCGGATGGACAGCCGCAATCAGGCGTCATGCCGTTGTGAGTAGTATTTCTTGGCCGTCAGGAAGATGTTGGCGAAGAAAGTCCAGAACCCGATCCCCATCACGGTGGAGACCGTCGCGATGGTCGGTCCATAGATCCGATGTACCCTCTCCATGGCTTCGGAATTGTGCGCGAGGAGGTAATGTCCTTCCAGGCCGCCGAAGAACAGCAGGGTGGAGTAGAAGCAGCTGACGCCGATGGTGGTCCACCAGAATGAATGTTCTACCAGGCGCTGCGAGTAGAGCGGACGGCCCGATATCGTCGTGAACATGTAGTAGGTGACTGCCATGCAGAGCAGCACGACTCCGCCGACGACGTTGATATGGGCATGGGCGAGGGGGTCGATCATGTGTCCCGGTCCGCCATAGGGGCTGCCAATAGAATCCAGCCACGCCCGCACCGAAGGCATGACCTGGATCACTCCATGGACGGTGCCAATGAAAAAGAAGGTGGCGGAGGCGATCAGGTATTTGATGAGCCTCTTCGGATCCAGTGATGTCGTGGAACCGGAATTCATTGTCCAGATTCTGCGGGGCCTGCGCGATTAACAGAAAAAAGCCCGACAGCGCCGGGCTTTGAACACTGCATTGCTGAATAAACCGGGATTACTTTTTCTGTATCCCTTTGATGGCGGTTTCGCTCAGTGAACCCGCGACGAACACGCTCAAGGTGAAAAACAAGACAATCGGAACCAGAATGCTCGGCCACATAATCACTACCTCCCCTCGTTATCGATTATCGTGATTCTATCAGGCAACAAAGATGGGGCCAGTCTAGCGGATCCAGGGGGGTGACGCAAGCCGGCGGCGGCGGGGCTCGCCCGCCTCTGCCTGATAATCATGTGGCTTAACAACAAGTAAACTGCGGCTGGCGATGAGA
Encoded proteins:
- a CDS encoding cbb3-type cytochrome c oxidase subunit II, whose translation is TPDVVMNSVTDADVRYIGAGKIMFVKEGCWWCHTLLPEETQDWQVFGAPPRLGDFNSESPTALGSDRKAPDLLHVGSRNSSREWMIMHFFNPRLVQPHSIMPRFDYLWGEVDAQGNAIDYDKWRAEYNEYAAGTRVYAPDVPEPAANSEARKLIDFVLNLK
- a CDS encoding cytochrome c → MKRGEKTILIITVAVVVGLMAWNYHRQSERTANDNSIPFYSTASAELGRQAGELIRRHECRSCHTLWTLRDMLRAVPAPALDGIGSLRDQDWLYAYLSADDPQRILPTRLKKEYQMPSYAGLPEHERRILAEYLASLKVEDWYLEEARMAECSKLTGENCQ
- a CDS encoding formylglycine-generating enzyme family protein, translating into MAVPYQQRESLPAEERARRRRFLAATLVTCVVLAMLGGIVHVLMLGADRLSYMKGKASYDLAEVKQRIRAAGEDITLNRSNEHRLVALSSYTVAEVETLLTPGQWQELATMVTVPAGDFLMGTDRERSDAQDQPQHRVRLAEYRIDKYPVTNAQYARFVAETGHRPPLHWEEGRIPPGLELHPVTMVSWFDASAYARWAGKRLPSEAEWEKAARGPDGRRWPWGDLMDASRLNTYYQVASTTEVLQYPAGASYYGAMDMAGNVSEWIADDFHPYAGSTAPAELFQGKVGVANSPADRAMKVVDLVPVQGFYKVLRGGSWKSDPFSTSTYHRNFSWPHYASDFFGFRCAADAASGVEVK
- a CDS encoding fused MFS/spermidine synthase, encoding MTGATAVHPAPARTLPLALLYAGSGATSLAFEVLWARMLSMQFGISIFGVVVTVAAFMGGLGLGSLLGMRWRRRWPRPLHVFALLEGGIAAYALLLPSLLALTERGLDTIAPGVGLAGWYLLQGSGLLLLILAPATAMGFGFPLVLRAIDAGPRTLGRIYGANACGAAVGALLPLWLLPEYGWGSAVQTVAVFGLLVALGALWLGGRVGTADGAYLPAAVTPGGIPRATLLVYGALGAAAIMLEVGWSRLFGMVLMRTEYVLGVILAVYLAGIGGGSLFAHRLSDRRWFALLPLIAGAAALASLAVVPLVSTWVETQTFATLGSALISEAALLAALTLPVTLALGAWLPLLATRYGTRPQQGAVLYGANSVGAALGALLAGFVLIPALGTALTVAVAGLLLFVCGMYWSFHRRAWLALLPLLAAAWPLAGFPPVSAMLPATYAGSRDLYRYEDAVSITHVVEQADGQRVLLTDLQRMDASSEPAAVELQKNQTRLALLLHPAPRSVLFLGLGTGISAAGSLAYPGIERTAVELSQGSIVAAQHWFAPVNHGISEEMSVVRDDVRRFLRVSGQHYDVIIGDVFHPDLAGRSALLSVQQFELARARLNPGGVFVQWLALNQFDLETLRIVLRTFRHVFPGGVLFMDGFRIALVGFEGESAPSMRRPAGDPGTDPTNDATGGEGFWTWQGRYWGKIPASEGPLQDEWRPVIEYRLPHARYRVEPDLVGLLEWLLLRRPAVEQAAVELSIPAEDFPAMERAYIATDLGLRSWLAALRGADAESIRLIRYAYQANARDRWVSYSLADDMYESLSQSSLAGDERRRALLTILGGRPDHSEVLRGRWRLERDAGDPLAAGSYLARLRTVSPLDRDVVTQAGE
- a CDS encoding 4Fe-4S binding protein — encoded protein: MNYQRTLAGIPIVSADAKAGRRLHLVRRTVQIVTLIVAVLVPVSGLFRIDPVEGAFVVLDRQIWFADFFLVVGLWLAISSLLVMTYSLVGTAFCGWSCPQNTLAEWANTMTYRLLGKRAEVSLDGKPMRVSSGKDKWLNWTILGTIFLAVAGVAALVPMFYFYSPEMIWMFVTFQSDPRLAGSLYWIYTMFVLILFLDIAFIRHFWCRFMCVYRVWQHTFKTRETLHVAHDKSRPEECSHCNFCETSCFIGIDPRRTEVYDACINCGECITACSSIRGSRKSGNSLLRFAIGEAGSPAAADFKRTNVGSILLRVPWSLMLTVFGLGLFSWGISSYQPYHFSVYRAETLQGGQISDYRISLANKLYRPAVLSIQVEGLAPDEYTLGTSQVSFVGAGRQDVNLHIDGGLSPGLYPVLVHVDGEDGRRESFRVQHFVATSDIGHG
- a CDS encoding cbb3-type cytochrome c oxidase subunit I codes for the protein MNSGSTTSLDPKRLIKYLIASATFFFIGTVHGVIQVMPSVRAWLDSIGSPYGGPGHMIDPLAHAHINVVGGVVLLCMAVTYYMFTTISGRPLYSQRLVEHSFWWTTIGVSCFYSTLLFFGGLEGHYLLAHNSEAMERVHRIYGPTIATVSTVMGIGFWTFFANIFLTAKKYYSQRHDA